In Candidatus Amarolinea dominans, one genomic interval encodes:
- a CDS encoding type II toxin-antitoxin system Phd/YefM family antitoxin — protein MDIRRLSVSELRLNTRDILEGVKFLHRRFVIATHGRPMAVVVNIEDWERLSGETLVDRAEEGEEPAEEA, from the coding sequence TGAGCGTCAGTGAGTTGCGACTCAACACCAGGGACATCCTCGAGGGGGTGAAATTTCTCCACCGGCGCTTTGTCATCGCCACCCACGGCCGCCCCATGGCCGTGGTGGTCAACATCGAGGACTGGGAGCGCCTGAGCGGAGAGACGCTGGTGGACAGGGCGGAGGAGGGGGAGGAGCCTGCAGAGGAAGCCTGA